The following coding sequences lie in one Hippoglossus hippoglossus isolate fHipHip1 chromosome 14, fHipHip1.pri, whole genome shotgun sequence genomic window:
- the pigl gene encoding N-acetylglucosaminyl-phosphatidylinositol de-N-acetylase: MTIYLGVFIVLSFLIWIKCIYRRQRRALLKSLKYLSSRETVGSDIRALVVTAHPDDECMFFAPTIIRLVELNASVHLLCLSEGNYYNQGAQRKQELLNSCAVLGIPVSRVTIVDHRKLPDDPKAEWSISLVSSLIVKHIRAHSFNMVLTFDGRGVSGHANHIAIHKAVSHLASTGQVPDDCCLLSLVTVGLLRKYISFLELPLSWLLSSCLCCVIGSQGYRKAKAAMLCHRTQLLWFRHLYVAFSRYMFINTFQMIPQGPKNLKIY, translated from the exons ATGACTATTTACCTTGGTGTCTTCATAGTTTTATCCTTTCTAATATGGATAAAATGCATTTACCGTCGACAGCGGCGAGCTTTGTTGAAGTCGTTGAAATATTTATCGAGCAGGGAAACAGTCGGCTCTGATATCAGAGCTCTGGTTGTTACTGCGCATCCGGATGATGAATGTATGTTCTTCGCGCCAACGATTATACGACTCGTGGAGTTGAATGCCAGCGtccatttgttgtgtttatctgAAG GAAACTACTACAATCAAGGAGCACAGCGTAAACAAGAACTTCTCAACAGCTGTGCCGTGTTGGGGATACCGGTCTCCAGAGTCACCATAGTCGACCATAG AAAACTTCCAGACGACCCCAAAGCCGAATGGAGCATCTCTTTGGTCTCCTCTCTAATTGTGAAGCACATTAGAGCCCATTCCTTCAACATG gtgcTGACCTTCGATGGAAGAGGAGTGAGTGGCCATGCCAACCACATAGCCATCCATAAAGCTGTAAG CCACCTTGCTTCCACTGGACAAGTACCTGATG ACTGCTGTTTGCTCTCCCTGGTGACCGTCGGCCTCCTCAGGAAGTATATCTCCTTCCTGGAGCTCCCCCTCAGCTGGCTGCTCTCCTCGTGTCTCTGCTGTGTTATAGGCTCACAGGGCTACAGGAAAGCCAAA GCTGCAATGCTCTGCCATCGCACTCAACTCCTGTGGTTTCGACATCTGTACGTCGCCTTCTCGCGCTACATGTTCATAAACACATTCCAGATGATCCCACAAGGACCAAAGAACCTGAAGATCTATTAA
- the cenpv gene encoding centromere protein V produces MDLVKHTGGCHCGAVRFEVWSSPDLHVFHCNCSICTKKQHHHFIVPKNQFTLLQGLDSLTTYTFNTHVAQHTFCKTCGVQSFSTPRSNPDGYGIAPHCLDPGTVQSSTVETFCGEKWEESMQAHKSIRDMSRPAPDPVEGKKITG; encoded by the exons ATGGATCTTGTAAAACATACAGGTGGCTGCCACTGTGGAGCTGTTCGATTTGAAGTCTGGAGTTCTCCAGACCTCCATGTTTTCCACTGCAA TTGTAGCATTTGCACAAAGAAACAACACCATCATTTCATTGTTCCAAAAAATCAATTCACACTCCTACAG GGGTTGGATAGTCTGACGACCTACACATTCAACACTCATGTTGCTCAACACACCTTCTGTAAAACCTGTGGAGTTCAAAGTTTCTCCACACCTCGCTCCAACCCAGATGGATATG GCATTGCTCCACACTGTCTGGATCCAGGTACAGTGCAAAGTTCCACAGTGGAGACATTCTGTGGGGAGAAGTGGGAGGAAAGCATGCAAGCTCACAAGAGCATCAGGGACATGTCTAGACCTGCACCGGACCCagtggagggaaagaaaataaCAGGATAA